The Flaviramulus sp. BrNp1-15 genome includes the window TTGAGTCTTTGGTTATTTCATAACTTGGAGGAAATTTAAAATCTTTTTCGTTAAGATAAAGAGGTGGCGGAGGTGGTGGAATATTTATAGGATCCTTTTTTAAATATTGTTCCTCAACCCAAGTACCAAATATTAATTTTTTATCCCATTTAGGATTTTTTTTCTCAAGCCTTATTTCATAATCTTTTTCCGAAATTAAAAGACCTTCATATGTATTAATGTCAATTTGTTTAATTGGCATTAATCTTCTATCGAATACTAAAAAGTCATTATTTTCAAAAGAAGCAATTCTCCAAGGTAAGTCGATGTCATTATATTCATATAGGTTATACGTAGAATCTTTGAATTCAATTGTCAAAGTATCTTTGTCCGTTTTAGACGTAAGGAGAAATGTGTTTCCTCTTAACTCTTTCGATAAGTCAATCCGTGGAATGTTTTTTTGACAGCTAACAAGTGTCAAAATCAAAAGTAAAATTGTTATCGATTTGTTCATTTTAAATGTTAGCTAATGCGATGATATGACGTCATTCTATAATGACTTATATCAATCGTTAAACGAAGTTAGCCGAAATTTTTTACAAAGTCAAGTTTTTAAAACAACGTGTTTTTTACTAATCCTCTATACTTAAAATAAATCCACGGTTGTGAATGTTTTCTATTTTAATAGATGGGTCGTGCTTTAAATATTTCCGTAAATGAGTAATAAAAACATTTAAACTCTTTTTATTAAAATAGTCGTTTTCGCCCCACAAGGTTGTTAAAATATCTTTGTGAGTACATAAGTTGTTTTTATGATTTACTAAGTATGACAACAGTTGAGTTTCTCGGTTTGTTAAAGCCGTTTTTTTATCTTTATAAATGAGCTCTTGTTTTTGTGTATTAAACACATAGTTGCCTAAGTTATAAGTGTCATTATTATCTGTTTTAGATGTTGAATAATCTAATCTTGATAAAAGCGTTTTAATTCTAACCACCAACTCTTCTTCATCAATAGGCTTCTTTAAGTAATCTACTGCGCCTGCAGAAAACCCTTTTAACACATCAATTTTTAAAGATCGGGCAGTTAAAAATATAAAAGGTAAGTTAGGATACAGATTTTTAATTTTTTCAGCCAAATCAAAACCAATAGTATCGGGCAGCATAATATCTAAAATGGCTAAATTATAAGTGTTTAATTCTAATAATTTTAAACAATTGGCGCCATTTTTAGCCCAAGACACTTCAAAATCGTTCATTTTTAAGTACTCAGAGAGTAGATAACCTAAAGTTGGGTCGTCTTCAACAAGAATGATATTATGCTTATTATTTTTCATGAATTAATGGTATAAAAATAGTGACAATTGTGCCAACACCAACATGACTTTCTATTTTTACTTTTCCTTTATGCTTTTTTACAACTTCTTTTACATAGCTTAAACCAAGTCCGTAGCCTTTTACCTTGTGCACATCGCCGTTCGAAACTCTGTAATATTTTTTAAAAATTAAATTCAGGTCTTTTTTGTTAATACCCGCACCATTATCTGAAATGCTTATTGATAATTGATTTTTAACTTTTGATGCAGTCAATTTTATAATTGGATTTTCAGAGTATTTTCTAGCGTTATCCAGAATGTTATTTATGGCATTCTCTAAATGGCTAATCTCTGCTTTTATTAAGAAAGAATCCTCATTAAGCACATAAGAAAATTTAACATCATCAAGTTTTGAAAGCGCTTCAAAATCTTCGCAAATTTTAATTAAATAAGGTTTAAAATCTACTTTTTTTAATTCAAATATTTTAGTTTGAAATTCTAATTTTCCTAATTCTAGAACCTTATCAATATGTTTATTTAGTCGTTCGGTTTGTTGCCTTATAATTTGTAAAAAAGGTTTTTTGTTTTCGTCTAAATCTTTTCCTAACATTTTAGATGCTAGATTTATTGAAAACACGGGCGTTTTAAGCTCATGTGTAAGGTTATTTATAAACGAATTTGTTGTTGTAATGACTTGTTTTTGCCAGTAAATAGATTTTAAAAACCATATAAAAATGACAATAATAATAAGCATAAACAACAAACTAGGAATGGTTAAACCGTTTAACTGAGATAAAAGATAAGGGTTTATGTCTTTAAATTGTAATTCTAAAACGGTGTCTTTTTTTGATAATTCTGGTAAATAACCGTCTAATTGAATAGGAAATGTAACCAGATTTTCATCAGATTTAAATTGATTGGGAGATTTAAGAGAAAAACTACTGTCTCTTGCAATTAATGTATATGAAAAATCAGTGTCAATTCCATTTAAGGCAAGCCTGTCTCTTATAAAGTCTTTAAGAAAATATTTTGAAGCATCTTGTATACTATCTATACTTAGCTTAAAATAGGTGTCATCATCTGTTATAGCTTGTCCAACTAAAAATGTTAGTTGGGTTTCATCGGCTAAATCACGCTTTATGTTTTTGCTAGCAAGATCTATATTCTTTTTAAACTGAACAGTAGCTAAAGAAACCCCAATTTTAAGGTATTTATACTGAATATAAAATAAGCCAAGTATGGCAATTATAAAAATGGCGATATAAACAGATCTTCTTTTCATTTAAATATTATACTATAATACTAAAAAAACTCCTTTTAAACTTACATTAATACTTTATTAATTCATTTAATCTTTTATTAATCTTTTTAACTTATTGTTGAACCAAAACCAAAGCAA containing:
- a CDS encoding response regulator transcription factor; this translates as MKNNKHNIILVEDDPTLGYLLSEYLKMNDFEVSWAKNGANCLKLLELNTYNLAILDIMLPDTIGFDLAEKIKNLYPNLPFIFLTARSLKIDVLKGFSAGAVDYLKKPIDEEELVVRIKTLLSRLDYSTSKTDNNDTYNLGNYVFNTQKQELIYKDKKTALTNRETQLLSYLVNHKNNLCTHKDILTTLWGENDYFNKKSLNVFITHLRKYLKHDPSIKIENIHNRGFILSIED
- a CDS encoding sensor histidine kinase KdpD, giving the protein MKRRSVYIAIFIIAILGLFYIQYKYLKIGVSLATVQFKKNIDLASKNIKRDLADETQLTFLVGQAITDDDTYFKLSIDSIQDASKYFLKDFIRDRLALNGIDTDFSYTLIARDSSFSLKSPNQFKSDENLVTFPIQLDGYLPELSKKDTVLELQFKDINPYLLSQLNGLTIPSLLFMLIIIVIFIWFLKSIYWQKQVITTTNSFINNLTHELKTPVFSINLASKMLGKDLDENKKPFLQIIRQQTERLNKHIDKVLELGKLEFQTKIFELKKVDFKPYLIKICEDFEALSKLDDVKFSYVLNEDSFLIKAEISHLENAINNILDNARKYSENPIIKLTASKVKNQLSISISDNGAGINKKDLNLIFKKYYRVSNGDVHKVKGYGLGLSYVKEVVKKHKGKVKIESHVGVGTIVTIFIPLIHEK